A window of the Lactuca sativa cultivar Salinas chromosome 7, Lsat_Salinas_v11, whole genome shotgun sequence genome harbors these coding sequences:
- the LOC111879811 gene encoding transmembrane 9 superfamily member 11: MEFFNILKIYRVLLIICLISELGHGFYHPGSYPPTYVKGEPLSVKLSSLTSIDTVIPYSYYSLPFCKPPEGVKDIADNLGEFLIGDWIQNSPYNFHMYTNETEIFLCQTKSLSSDEYKLLTNRIEELYQVNLFLDNLPAIRYVTDYPRWTGYPIGLKFSDSYYVFNHLKFTVLVHKYEEMNVPHKYMVVGFEVDPCSVKHNPETLKNLKIYSKYPSKIDCEDSVVALKENEPIAFTYEVTFIESDIKWSSRWDSYMKMDGAKVDWFSIVNSLMIITFLAGIILVIILRTTVKRDFSNLKIVVVDVYRFPSNPMLLCVMVGNGIQILGTTVLAFIFAAMGFMSPVSRGALVTGMLIFYMVLGILAGYIAVRMWRTVFSGDHKGWVSVSWKVACFFPGITFLIFFVLNFLLWSSHSTRAIPFSLFATLILLWFCISVPLSLLGGYFGVKAPHIEYEIRNNQIPREIPAKKYPSWVVVLGAGTLPFGTLFVEINFIMSSISMDRVYYIIGFMFVALILLVMVCAEVSLVLTYMHLCVEDWKWWWKSFFASGSVALYIFLYSIYYLIFELMSLSGPISVIIYIGNSLLMVLATMLVTGTVGFLSSFWFVHYLFSSVRLD; the protein is encoded by the coding sequence ATGGAATTCTTCAATATACTCAAGATATATCGGGTTTTGTTGATTATCTGCTTGATATCTGAATTGGGTCATGGGTTTTATCACCCTGGTAGTTATCCTCCCACATATGTCAAAGGGGAGCCATTATCTGTGAAACTCAGCTCTTTAACTTCAATTGATACAGTAATCCCTTATAGCTACTATAGTTTACCCTTCTGTAAACCCCCAGAAGGTGTGAAAGACATTGCTGATAATCTTGGTGAGTTTCTGATTGGTGATTGGATCCAAAACTCGCCTTATAACTTTCATATGTACACAAATGAAACCGAGATCTTTCTTTGCCAAACAAAATCGTTATCCAGTGACGAGTATAAGCTGCTAACGAACAGGATTGAGGAGCTATATCAAGTTAATTTGTTCCTTGATAATTTGCCAGCCATTCGGTATGTTACTGATTACCCGAGGTGGACTGGGTACCCAATAGGTCTCAAGTTTTCTGATTCATATTATGTGTTTAATCACTTGAAGTTCACAGTTTTGGTTCACAAGTACGAAGAGATGAATGTTCCTCATAAGTACATGGTTGTAGGATTTGAAGTGGATCCTTGCAGTGTTAAACATAACCCCGAGACATTAAAgaatttgaaaatttacagtAAGTATCCATCTAAGATTGATTGTGAGGATAGCGTAGTAGCTTTAAAGGAAAACGAGCCCATAGCGTTCACGTATGAAGTCACATTTATCGAAAGTGACATCAAGTGGTCATCAAGATGGGATTCTTACATGAAAATGGATGGAGCAAAAGTAGATTGGTTTTCCATCGTGAATTCACTCATGATCATCACTTTTTTAGCTGGAATCATTCTTGTGATCATTTTGAGAACAACAGTTAAACGGGATTTCTCTAATTTGAAAATTGTTGTAGTGGATGTCTACCGTTTTCCTAGCAATCCCATGCTTCTTTGTGTAATGGTGGGAaatgggattcagattcttggaACGACGGTTTTAGCCTTCATTTTTGCCGCCATGGGATTCATGTCTCCGGTGTCCCGTGGCGCTTTAGTCACCGGAATGTTAATCTTTTACATGGTCCTCGGAATCTTGGCCGGATATATCGCCGTACGTATGTGGCGGACAGTCTTTTCCGGCGATCATAAAGGATGGGTTTCAGTTTCTTGGAAAGTTGCTTGCTTTTTCCCGGGTATCACTTTCTTGATTTTCTTTGTTCTAAATTTCCTCTTATGGAGTTCACACAGCACTAGAGCTATCCCGTTTTCGTTATTTGCAACCCTAATACTACTCTGGTTTTGCATTTCGGTTCCTTTATCGCTTCTTGGTGGTTACTTTGGTGTAAAGGCGCCTCATATTGAATACGAGATTAGAAACAATCAAATTCCTCGTGAAATCCCTGCTAAAAAGTACCCATCTTGGGTTGTAGTTCTTGGTGCTGGAACTCTTCCATTCGGTACCCTTTTCGTGGAGATTAACTTCATCATGTCTAGCATCTCTATGGATCGTGTGTACTATATTATAGGGTTCATGTTCGTTGCTTTGATCCTTCTAGTAATGGTGTGCGCTGAAGTGTCATTGGTTTTGACCTACATGCATCTTTGTGTTGAGGACTGGAAATGGTGGTGGAAATCTTTTTTTGCTTCTGGGTCGGTGGCATTGTATATATTCTTGTACTCGATATACTATCTCATTTTTGAACTCATGAGCCTAAGTGGACCAATATCGGTTATAATCTACATTGGCAACTCACTCTTGATGGTCCTAGCCACCATGCTAGTGACAGGCACCGTTGGGTTCCTTTCGTCTTTTTGGTTTGTGCATTACTTGTTCTCGTCTGTGAGGCTTGATTGA